The following are encoded together in the Poseidonibacter lekithochrous genome:
- a CDS encoding phosphopantetheine-binding protein, producing the protein MIGSKDDNFKKELKELIIEECDKDIEASDINDDDILFSEECALELDSMDALQISMALQKEYGIEANDSKKLRKIMVSINTLADYIQPE; encoded by the coding sequence ATGATTGGTTCAAAAGATGATAACTTCAAAAAAGAGTTAAAAGAGCTTATAATTGAAGAATGTGATAAGGATATAGAGGCATCAGATATAAATGATGATGATATTTTATTTAGTGAAGAGTGCGCATTAGAGCTTGACTCTATGGATGCTTTACAAATATCAATGGCTTTACAAAAAGAGTATGGAATAGAAGCTAATGATAGTAAAAAACTTAGAAAGATTATGGTTTCTATTAATACTTTAGCTGACTATATTCAACCGGAATAA
- a CDS encoding NFACT RNA binding domain-containing protein, producing the protein MKHFLLKQVVSFLAANAQNIRLCKRIDNNIIIIEFNNRNILYFDMSKGNSSIFKCEKILKTKKDFNAPFDVVLQKRFNNSKVEEVSLYNDDKIINIKVHSSSSYKKQITTLQLEFTGKHTNIIILDENRVILEALRHIDEFSSSRVVKVGISLDEIPKQDFIPKVDAVENIDEYLFEVYKQKEEKNLENLKKQKIQQIQKKAKKLEKTISSLPKKEELEELSAQTYEKANLILGHIHNIKPYQDFLVTYDYSGNEVKIDLEKTASASRYSNDLFKKAKRAKQKAENISLEKDNLDEKYAFLIRMIQNLTNAITIEECEFLFPKKERNQAKVKKAQPYESFFFEGYKIMLGTSERENIFLLKNSKASDFWFHLKDRTSAHVIVQNNKKTLPDSVIEQASMLCAKFSMDYAGTYEVDYTQRRNVNIQSGSNVLYNPYTTIVVKV; encoded by the coding sequence ATGAAACATTTTTTGTTAAAACAAGTAGTATCTTTTTTGGCTGCAAATGCCCAAAATATAAGGCTTTGTAAGCGTATAGATAACAATATAATTATAATAGAATTTAATAATAGAAATATTCTATATTTTGATATGTCAAAAGGAAATAGTTCTATTTTTAAGTGCGAAAAAATACTAAAAACTAAAAAAGATTTTAATGCACCCTTTGATGTTGTACTTCAAAAGAGGTTTAATAACTCAAAAGTTGAAGAAGTTTCTTTGTATAACGATGACAAAATTATCAATATAAAAGTTCATTCAAGTTCATCATATAAAAAGCAAATTACAACATTACAATTAGAGTTTACAGGTAAACATACAAACATAATAATTTTAGATGAAAATAGAGTTATTTTAGAAGCCTTAAGACATATTGATGAATTTTCATCAAGTAGGGTAGTAAAGGTAGGAATTAGTTTAGATGAAATACCTAAACAAGATTTTATTCCTAAAGTAGATGCTGTTGAAAATATAGATGAATATCTTTTTGAAGTATATAAACAAAAAGAAGAAAAAAACCTTGAGAATTTGAAAAAACAAAAAATTCAACAAATTCAGAAAAAAGCAAAGAAATTAGAAAAAACAATTTCATCTTTACCTAAAAAAGAAGAATTAGAAGAGTTATCAGCTCAAACTTATGAAAAAGCAAACCTAATTTTAGGGCATATTCATAATATAAAACCTTATCAGGATTTTTTAGTAACTTATGATTATTCAGGAAATGAAGTAAAAATTGATTTAGAAAAAACAGCTTCAGCTTCACGATATTCAAATGATTTATTTAAAAAAGCAAAAAGAGCAAAACAAAAAGCAGAAAATATTTCTTTAGAAAAAGATAATCTAGATGAAAAATATGCTTTCTTAATTAGAATGATTCAAAATCTAACAAATGCAATTACAATTGAAGAGTGTGAATTCTTATTCCCTAAAAAAGAGAGAAATCAAGCAAAAGTTAAAAAAGCACAACCATATGAATCTTTTTTCTTTGAAGGATATAAGATAATGTTAGGAACTAGCGAGAGAGAAAATATATTTTTATTAAAGAACTCAAAAGCAAGTGATTTTTGGTTCCATTTAAAAGATAGAACATCAGCCCACGTAATAGTACAGAATAATAAAAAAACTTTACCTGATTCTGTGATAGAGCAAGCATCCATGTTATGTGCTAAATTCTCAATGGATTATGCTGGAACTTACGAAGTTGATTATACTCAAAGAAGAAACGTGAATATTCAATCTGGTTCTAATGTTTTATATAACCCTTATACGACAATTGTAGTAAAAGTTTAA
- a CDS encoding ABC transporter ATP-binding protein, with amino-acid sequence MAIKIKSLNKNYDKYAVLENLNLHIKEGEIFGLLGPNGAGKTTLVSILNYLEKKDSGNIEVFGKTYEKNKKYIQSISSYVPQSYAFYPDLTAYENLEFFAALYKIKTNKMQEVINSCIKMTALEKYRNKQAKTFSGGLKRRLNIAIGLLNEPKILYLDEPTVGIDPQSRKYILDIIKEININKKTTIIYTSHYMDEIEYLCDEIAILDRGHIIKKDSKVNLLNENSVVTIFTKDEEFKINTQDSYDDFLELCTKLKKENKQILNIEYGNKSLEEMFLKITKQDLRD; translated from the coding sequence ATGGCAATTAAAATAAAATCTCTAAATAAAAACTATGATAAATATGCTGTATTAGAAAATCTAAACTTACATATAAAAGAAGGGGAAATATTTGGGCTATTAGGACCAAATGGTGCAGGAAAAACAACTTTAGTTTCTATTTTAAATTATCTAGAAAAAAAAGATTCAGGAAATATAGAAGTTTTTGGAAAAACTTATGAAAAAAATAAAAAGTACATTCAAAGTATTAGCAGTTACGTACCTCAATCTTATGCTTTTTATCCAGATTTAACGGCTTATGAGAATTTAGAATTTTTTGCTGCTTTATATAAAATCAAAACAAATAAAATGCAAGAAGTAATAAACTCTTGTATAAAAATGACTGCTTTAGAAAAATATAGAAATAAACAAGCAAAAACTTTTTCAGGTGGTTTAAAAAGAAGACTAAATATTGCAATTGGTTTATTAAATGAGCCAAAGATTTTATATTTAGATGAACCAACAGTAGGAATTGATCCCCAATCTAGAAAATATATTCTTGATATAATCAAAGAAATTAATATCAATAAAAAAACTACTATTATTTACACTTCACATTATATGGATGAAATAGAATACTTATGTGATGAAATAGCTATTTTGGATAGAGGTCATATTATCAAAAAAGATTCTAAAGTAAATCTTTTAAATGAAAACTCTGTAGTTACAATTTTTACAAAAGATGAAGAGTTTAAAATAAATACTCAAGATAGTTATGATGATTTCCTAGAGCTTTGTACAAAACTAAAAAAAGAGAATAAACAAATACTTAATATAGAGTATGGAAACAAAAGTTTAGAAGAGATGTTTTTAAAAATCACAAAACAGGATTTAAGAGATTAA
- a CDS encoding BtrH N-terminal domain-containing protein encodes MENNFKHSQFAHCESGVISTLISSYGLKLSEPMAFGITSTLSFVFIPLVKINGMPLIAYRDLPKNIVKKISKVLNIKMNKKVYSNKEEANEELTSLVNDGNLVGLQTSVFYLPYFPKDMRFHFNAHNLLVYGKENNDYLISDPVFEEEVKCNENELNKARFAKGAFAPKGFIYYPDEIPKDIDFSSIIKKAIKKNAKSMLTPFPFAGVKGMNKLAKKISTLKRDNNDRFLKNYLTHIVRMQEEIGTGGGGFRFLYAAFLSESKQYNLDEKILDEASALLIKSGNTLREFALLCVTASKNLDKFDAKVIAKKLEEASSYEKEAFTLLKKI; translated from the coding sequence ATGGAAAATAACTTTAAACACTCTCAATTTGCACACTGTGAAAGTGGAGTAATTTCTACATTAATTTCATCTTATGGGCTAAAACTATCAGAACCTATGGCTTTTGGTATTACTAGCACTTTATCTTTTGTTTTTATTCCTTTAGTAAAAATAAATGGAATGCCTTTAATTGCTTATAGAGATTTACCTAAAAATATTGTAAAAAAAATATCAAAAGTTCTAAATATTAAAATGAATAAAAAAGTTTATTCAAATAAAGAAGAAGCAAATGAGGAATTAACATCTTTAGTAAATGATGGAAATCTTGTGGGGCTTCAAACTTCTGTATTTTATCTTCCATATTTTCCAAAAGATATGAGATTTCATTTTAATGCACATAATTTACTAGTTTATGGAAAAGAGAATAATGATTATCTTATCTCTGATCCAGTATTTGAAGAAGAAGTAAAATGTAATGAAAATGAATTAAACAAAGCTAGATTTGCAAAAGGTGCTTTTGCACCTAAAGGTTTTATTTATTATCCGGATGAAATTCCAAAAGATATTGATTTTTCTTCTATTATAAAAAAAGCTATAAAGAAAAATGCAAAATCAATGCTTACTCCTTTTCCATTTGCAGGTGTAAAAGGAATGAATAAATTAGCAAAGAAAATCTCTACATTAAAAAGAGATAATAATGATAGGTTTTTAAAAAACTATTTAACTCATATTGTTAGAATGCAAGAAGAAATAGGAACAGGTGGTGGGGGATTTAGATTTCTTTATGCTGCTTTTCTAAGTGAATCAAAACAGTATAATTTAGATGAAAAGATTTTAGATGAAGCTTCAGCTTTATTAATAAAATCTGGAAATACTTTAAGAGAGTTTGCTCTTTTATGTGTAACAGCTAGTAAAAACTTAGATAAGTTTGATGCTAAGGTAATTGCCAAAAAATTAGAAGAAGCTTCTTCTTATGAAAAAGAAGCTTTTACTTTATTAAAAAAAATATAG
- a CDS encoding DUF3373 family protein, translated as MKKSIITLSAIAALSTASFANDLNTQMFEQIQALKAKIEALEEQMKAQQKVQKTTIDEKRIVKIEKKLKKVSKKANIAKAQSAGDNLKWNVDFRTQIDNLQYKLGNGKKLKNEALMTNRLWLGMKYQADENSIFYGTLSYNKVYGDNQSKTTNNSNFDWVTNESATNDNEIKLKEAYWLYKNDTFLGTDVPWTASVGRRPSTDGLGINFRANQNRKSALSHTVNVEFDGASSKFELSEVTGLDGAWIKFCAGRGLTNTKLRFSSDGQDYTKDDATQNIDMAGLIAVPYDDGQYSVHMNYAKSWNLIGLADANQDGTADTGNFEDFGDIQYFTTMFKVDGIGDGISDYLDNTLFFASYAQSKTSPDAGKAMLGSTSSETGHSFWLGVNAPCPIDPDNSKIGFEWNKGSKYWRPMTYGEDTMAGSKIAARGQAWEVYRHQQLTKALSFTMSYLYIDYDYTGSNGFFGDFGNPSSTSSAQATNAVSEAQDVKAYMRYKF; from the coding sequence ATGAAAAAAAGTATAATTACTCTTTCAGCAATTGCAGCATTATCAACAGCATCTTTTGCAAATGATCTTAATACTCAAATGTTTGAACAAATTCAAGCTCTTAAAGCAAAAATCGAAGCTTTAGAAGAACAAATGAAAGCTCAACAAAAAGTTCAAAAAACTACTATAGATGAGAAAAGAATTGTTAAAATAGAAAAAAAACTTAAAAAAGTTTCTAAAAAAGCAAATATTGCAAAAGCCCAAAGTGCCGGGGATAACCTAAAATGGAATGTAGACTTCAGAACTCAAATTGATAATTTACAATACAAATTAGGTAATGGGAAAAAACTTAAAAATGAAGCTTTAATGACAAATAGACTTTGGCTTGGGATGAAATATCAAGCTGATGAAAACTCTATTTTCTATGGAACTCTATCTTACAATAAAGTATATGGAGATAATCAATCTAAAACAACTAATAATTCTAACTTTGATTGGGTTACAAATGAATCTGCTACAAATGACAATGAAATCAAACTAAAAGAAGCTTATTGGCTATATAAAAATGACACTTTCTTAGGTACTGATGTTCCTTGGACTGCAAGTGTTGGGAGACGTCCTTCAACTGATGGATTAGGAATTAACTTCAGAGCAAATCAAAATAGAAAATCTGCACTTTCACATACAGTTAATGTTGAATTTGATGGGGCAAGTAGTAAATTTGAATTATCAGAAGTAACAGGATTAGATGGAGCTTGGATTAAATTCTGTGCAGGTAGAGGTCTTACAAATACAAAACTCAGATTCTCTTCAGATGGTCAAGATTATACAAAAGATGATGCAACTCAAAATATTGACATGGCAGGTTTAATCGCAGTACCTTATGATGATGGGCAATACTCAGTACATATGAACTATGCAAAATCATGGAACCTTATAGGATTAGCTGATGCTAACCAAGATGGAACTGCTGATACTGGTAATTTTGAAGACTTTGGAGATATTCAGTACTTTACTACAATGTTTAAAGTTGATGGAATTGGAGATGGAATTAGTGATTATTTAGATAATACTTTATTCTTTGCTTCTTATGCACAAAGTAAAACTTCTCCAGATGCTGGAAAAGCTATGTTAGGTTCTACATCTTCTGAAACTGGACACTCTTTTTGGTTAGGAGTAAATGCTCCATGTCCAATAGATCCTGATAATTCAAAAATTGGATTTGAATGGAATAAAGGTAGTAAATATTGGAGACCAATGACTTATGGTGAAGATACAATGGCCGGTTCAAAAATTGCTGCACGTGGTCAAGCATGGGAAGTATATAGACATCAACAATTAACAAAAGCTTTAAGTTTCACTATGTCTTATTTATATATAGATTATGATTATACAGGAAGTAATGGATTCTTTGGAGACTTTGGAAATCCAAGTAGTACAAGCTCAGCTCAAGCTACTAATGCGGTTAGTGAAGCACAAGATGTAAAAGCATATATGAGATATAAATTTTAA
- a CDS encoding beta-ketoacyl synthase N-terminal-like domain-containing protein: MKETYIIGKSLHCNLGNNKESITQKVNSLNQNNYLSFLENKFKDKAFYEIEESYSCQKNKFFDILKKVIDDALIDAKINSNEKEELHIFIGSTSMGISVDEQINKEFHEEKHTDELSHIGYGHIGTFIEEYLQSKYKSNIFSTACTSSTNALAYASKLIKHGKIKKAIVIGIELFNKSTFNGFSSLMLLSQNKVYRPFDEKSDGIILGEGCSALVLDSKKNKDSDFKYISSSNICDNYSETTSNPSGEPIFNCMNDSITSANLTLNDIDLIKAHATGSENNNSSEAKAINTLFNTYETNTEVTALKPYLGHTLGACGTNEIAFLLYCIEKDFLPATLGFEKAEEEIKFIPLKEHKTNINKATILFNFVAFGGNNSSIILSNKS, from the coding sequence TTGAAAGAAACTTATATTATAGGTAAATCCCTACATTGTAACTTGGGTAATAATAAAGAAAGTATTACTCAAAAAGTTAATAGTTTAAATCAAAATAACTATTTATCTTTTTTAGAAAATAAATTTAAAGATAAAGCTTTTTATGAAATTGAAGAATCTTACTCTTGCCAAAAAAACAAATTTTTTGACATTTTAAAAAAAGTAATTGATGATGCTCTTATTGATGCTAAAATAAATTCAAATGAGAAAGAAGAATTACATATATTTATAGGTTCAACATCTATGGGAATTTCTGTTGATGAACAAATAAATAAAGAATTTCATGAAGAAAAACATACAGATGAGTTATCACATATTGGATATGGTCATATTGGTACATTTATAGAGGAGTATTTACAAAGTAAATATAAATCTAATATCTTCTCAACAGCATGTACTTCAAGTACAAATGCTTTAGCCTATGCATCAAAACTAATTAAACATGGGAAAATCAAAAAAGCTATAGTAATTGGAATAGAGTTATTTAATAAAAGTACTTTTAATGGTTTTTCTTCTCTTATGCTTTTATCTCAAAATAAAGTTTATAGACCTTTTGATGAAAAAAGTGATGGAATTATTCTAGGAGAAGGATGTTCTGCTCTTGTTTTAGATTCAAAAAAAAATAAAGACAGTGATTTTAAATATATTTCATCTTCAAATATTTGTGATAATTATTCAGAAACAACAAGTAATCCAAGTGGTGAACCAATTTTTAATTGCATGAATGATTCAATAACAAGTGCTAATTTAACATTAAATGATATTGATTTAATAAAAGCACATGCAACAGGAAGTGAAAATAATAACTCTTCTGAAGCTAAAGCTATAAATACTTTATTTAATACTTATGAAACAAATACAGAAGTAACAGCACTAAAACCTTATTTAGGTCATACCCTAGGTGCATGTGGTACAAATGAAATTGCATTTTTACTTTACTGTATTGAAAAAGATTTTTTACCTGCAACTTTAGGATTTGAAAAAGCCGAAGAAGAAATAAAATTTATTCCTTTAAAGGAGCACAAAACTAATATAAATAAAGCAACTATTTTATTTAATTTTGTAGCATTTGGTGGAAATAATAGTTCAATTATATTAAGTAATAAGAGTTAA
- the thrS gene encoding threonine--tRNA ligase — MEPIGVLNDGQIYDLQTAEALNIQGDVIKADNSAESLEILRHSCAHMMAQAIKELYPDAKFFVGPVVTEGFYYDFKVDAKISDEDLPAIEKKMKEIANRKLKIERYETTRDEILTKFADDELKQAVLSRITDDTLTMYKQGDFEDLCRGPHLPTTGMIRAFKLIRVAGAYLGGDEENEMITRIYGIAFFDKNELNDYVRMLQEAKKRDHRKLGTELELFTFNEDVGAGLPLWLPNGSRLRSKLEHLLYKAHRVRGYEPVRGPEMLKSDMWKISGHYQNYKENMYFTEIDEQEYGIKPMNCVGHIQIFKNDLVSYKDLPKKLFEYGVVHRHEMSGAMHGLFRVREFTQDDAHIFCTQDQVKDVIIDVLEFVDSLMKQFDFKYEMEVSTKPKKAIGDDKFWEMTTKGIMDALDSENLPYGIDEGGGAFYGPKIDIKILDAIGRKWQCGTVQVDMNLPERFEVEYINAEGAKEQPVMIHRAILGSFERFIGILTEHCAGEFPFVIAPTQVIFVPIADTHVEYAKDLQKELTYNEMDSKIFDMNESLNKRIRMAEKQRVPMIVVVGDEEVANQTIALRDRRKREQSNMSRAEFFTMLNQINTGSRI; from the coding sequence TTGGAACCAATTGGTGTATTAAATGATGGTCAAATATACGACCTTCAAACTGCTGAAGCTTTAAACATCCAAGGTGATGTTATTAAAGCTGACAACTCTGCTGAGTCCTTAGAAATTCTAAGACATTCATGTGCTCACATGATGGCACAAGCCATTAAAGAGCTTTATCCTGATGCTAAATTTTTTGTAGGACCTGTAGTAACCGAAGGTTTTTACTATGATTTTAAAGTAGACGCAAAAATATCAGATGAAGACTTACCTGCAATTGAAAAGAAAATGAAAGAGATTGCAAACAGAAAGCTTAAAATCGAAAGATATGAAACTACTAGAGATGAAATTCTTACAAAATTTGCTGATGATGAATTAAAACAAGCTGTTTTATCAAGAATTACTGATGATACATTAACTATGTATAAGCAAGGTGATTTCGAAGACTTATGTAGAGGTCCTCACTTACCAACAACTGGTATGATTAGAGCATTTAAACTAATAAGAGTAGCGGGAGCTTATCTTGGTGGTGATGAAGAAAATGAAATGATTACTAGAATCTATGGTATTGCTTTCTTTGATAAAAACGAACTTAACGATTACGTTAGAATGTTACAAGAAGCTAAAAAAAGAGATCATAGAAAATTAGGAACTGAATTAGAACTATTCACATTTAATGAAGATGTGGGTGCTGGTTTACCATTATGGTTACCAAATGGTTCTAGATTAAGATCTAAATTAGAACATCTTTTATATAAAGCACATAGAGTTAGAGGTTATGAGCCAGTAAGAGGTCCAGAGATGTTAAAATCTGACATGTGGAAAATTTCTGGTCACTACCAAAACTATAAAGAGAATATGTACTTTACAGAAATTGACGAGCAAGAATATGGGATCAAACCTATGAACTGTGTTGGTCACATTCAAATCTTTAAAAATGATTTAGTTTCATATAAAGACTTACCTAAGAAGTTATTTGAATATGGTGTAGTTCACAGACATGAAATGTCAGGAGCAATGCACGGATTATTTAGAGTAAGAGAATTTACTCAAGATGATGCACATATTTTCTGTACTCAAGATCAAGTAAAAGATGTAATTATTGATGTATTAGAGTTTGTTGATTCATTAATGAAACAATTCGATTTCAAATATGAAATGGAAGTTTCTACTAAACCTAAAAAAGCAATCGGTGATGACAAATTCTGGGAAATGACTACAAAAGGTATCATGGATGCCTTAGATTCAGAGAACTTACCATATGGAATTGATGAAGGTGGTGGAGCATTCTACGGTCCTAAAATCGATATCAAAATCCTTGATGCTATTGGAAGAAAATGGCAATGTGGTACTGTTCAAGTAGATATGAACTTACCAGAGAGATTTGAAGTTGAATATATCAATGCTGAGGGTGCTAAAGAGCAACCAGTAATGATTCACAGAGCAATCTTAGGATCATTTGAGAGATTCATCGGTATTTTAACTGAGCACTGCGCAGGGGAATTCCCATTTGTTATTGCACCAACTCAAGTAATCTTTGTACCAATTGCTGATACTCATGTTGAGTATGCAAAAGACTTACAAAAAGAGTTAACTTATAATGAAATGGATTCAAAAATCTTTGATATGAATGAGTCACTAAACAAAAGAATTAGAATGGCTGAAAAACAAAGAGTACCAATGATTGTTGTTGTTGGTGATGAAGAAGTTGCGAATCAAACAATTGCATTAAGAGATAGAAGAAAAAGAGAACAATCAAATATGAGCAGAGCTGAATTTTTCACTATGCTGAATCAAATTAACACAGGGAGCAGAATTTGA
- a CDS encoding cytochrome C → MKLLKIAMAGTLLISVASTTAFADPVKGQKLFIKKFKKSCGMNGAKFAAQHTQDEWESIQENGNFKEELMKICPDINENKIKDKWINHIYDFSYEYANDSGNVPSC, encoded by the coding sequence ATGAAATTATTAAAGATTGCAATGGCAGGTACTCTTTTAATTAGTGTGGCTTCAACTACAGCTTTTGCTGACCCTGTAAAAGGTCAAAAACTATTCATTAAAAAGTTCAAAAAATCTTGTGGAATGAATGGCGCAAAGTTTGCAGCACAACATACTCAAGATGAATGGGAAAGCATTCAAGAAAATGGAAACTTCAAAGAAGAATTAATGAAAATTTGTCCAGATATAAATGAGAATAAAATCAAAGACAAGTGGATTAACCACATCTACGACTTCTCTTATGAATATGCAAATGACTCAGGAAATGTACCTTCTTGTTAA
- a CDS encoding ABC transporter permease, whose product MFKYILKKEFLLIFRNLHALLVLFVMPSVFIIIMSLALKNTYSNSIDVKFDVLLTSEKESKDIKDLLDKLQDNNYFNVKFSKSTQNKKDILYSQNYSFLIEIPSSYLKDIQKNKDINVDVFSTSDMSIQNINLLKSLISSNISKQLIKNLLIQLDVNTQETKDFNKSIKHHYISKENSFNITSVQQSVPAWLIFSMFFILIPISNTFINEKNFGTLNRIKSINVSMMPILLGKIVPYYVINLFQVLFMILIGIYLMPILGADSLQIKGNIALIFLLASVVSLSAISFALVIANIANKSEDATTIGGISNIILAALGGIMVPKFIMPQSMQEISELSPMSWALDSFLEIFVKGGTFVDIKEYIFKLTLFAIICFIISYILLIKKGSK is encoded by the coding sequence ATGTTTAAATATATACTAAAAAAAGAGTTCTTATTAATCTTTAGAAATCTACATGCTTTACTTGTTTTATTTGTAATGCCTAGTGTTTTTATCATTATTATGTCATTAGCTTTAAAAAACACATATTCAAATAGTATTGATGTAAAATTTGATGTACTTTTAACATCAGAAAAAGAGTCTAAAGATATAAAAGATTTATTAGATAAACTTCAAGATAATAACTATTTTAATGTTAAGTTTTCTAAATCAACACAAAATAAAAAAGATATTTTATATTCACAAAATTATAGTTTTTTAATAGAAATACCAAGTTCATATTTAAAAGACATACAAAAAAACAAAGATATAAATGTTGATGTTTTTTCAACATCTGATATGTCTATTCAAAATATTAATCTTTTAAAAAGCCTTATTAGCTCAAATATTAGTAAACAACTAATCAAAAATTTATTAATCCAACTTGATGTAAATACCCAAGAAACAAAAGATTTTAATAAAAGTATTAAACATCATTATATATCAAAAGAGAATAGTTTTAATATAACTTCTGTACAACAAAGTGTACCTGCTTGGCTTATATTTTCTATGTTTTTTATTCTAATTCCAATATCAAATACATTTATAAATGAAAAGAACTTTGGAACATTAAATAGAATAAAAAGCATTAATGTATCAATGATGCCAATTTTACTAGGAAAAATTGTTCCTTATTATGTAATTAACTTGTTTCAAGTTCTATTTATGATTCTTATTGGTATTTATTTAATGCCTATTTTAGGAGCAGATAGTTTACAAATTAAAGGGAATATTGCTCTTATATTTTTATTAGCTTCAGTTGTTTCATTAAGTGCAATATCTTTTGCCTTAGTTATTGCAAACATAGCTAATAAAAGTGAAGATGCTACAACAATAGGTGGAATATCAAATATTATTCTAGCAGCCCTTGGTGGAATTATGGTGCCTAAGTTCATAATGCCACAAAGTATGCAAGAGATTTCAGAACTCTCTCCAATGTCTTGGGCATTAGATAGTTTCTTAGAAATTTTTGTAAAAGGTGGAACTTTTGTAGATATAAAAGAGTATATTTTTAAATTAACTCTTTTTGCTATAATATGCTTCATTATTTCTTATATATTATTAATAAAAAAAGGTAGTAAATGA
- a CDS encoding beta-ketoacyl-ACP synthase III encodes MNNVYINNVQKYMPNEPVFNDDIEDYLGCIGGKKSKARKIVLRSNGIKRRFYVLEKGTQKALYSNARLTANAIRKLENDNFKLDDLECLSCGTTSPDQLMPNHALMVHGELKLDEIEVLSAAGICLSGINALKYVYYAVKCGEIKSGVSTGSETASAILSAKNFEEESKNLQDLEQNPQVAFEKDFLRWMLSDGAGAMLLQDKPNEHKDSLKIEWIDALSYAGEMPVCMYSGGEVDKNSFSGWRNYTQDQVMEKSLLSVSQDVKLLNENIVEYTVVKPLRKILKKRDIKVEDVDYFLPHYSSEFFKDKLYAGLKEVGFEIPFEKWFTNLTQFGNTGSASIYIILEELFNSGKLKKGEKLLCYVPESGRFSTAFMLLEVV; translated from the coding sequence ATGAATAATGTGTATATAAATAATGTTCAAAAGTATATGCCAAATGAACCAGTTTTTAATGATGATATTGAAGATTATTTAGGTTGTATAGGTGGTAAAAAATCAAAAGCTAGAAAAATTGTTTTAAGAAGCAATGGTATAAAAAGAAGATTTTATGTTTTAGAAAAAGGAACACAAAAGGCACTTTATTCAAATGCAAGACTTACTGCAAATGCAATTAGAAAACTAGAAAATGATAACTTTAAATTGGATGATTTAGAGTGTTTATCATGTGGAACAACATCTCCTGATCAACTTATGCCAAATCATGCTTTAATGGTTCATGGGGAACTAAAATTAGATGAAATTGAGGTACTAAGTGCTGCTGGTATTTGTTTAAGTGGTATTAATGCTTTAAAATATGTTTATTATGCAGTGAAATGTGGTGAAATAAAATCTGGAGTATCAACTGGGTCTGAAACTGCATCTGCGATATTAAGTGCGAAAAATTTTGAAGAAGAATCAAAAAATCTTCAAGACTTAGAGCAAAATCCACAAGTAGCCTTTGAAAAAGATTTCTTAAGATGGATGTTATCAGATGGTGCAGGAGCTATGCTTCTTCAAGATAAGCCAAATGAGCATAAAGACTCATTGAAAATTGAATGGATTGATGCTTTATCTTATGCGGGTGAAATGCCAGTTTGTATGTATAGTGGTGGAGAAGTTGATAAGAACTCTTTCTCTGGGTGGAGAAACTATACTCAAGATCAAGTTATGGAAAAATCTTTATTGAGTGTATCTCAAGATGTGAAACTATTAAATGAAAATATTGTTGAATATACTGTAGTAAAACCTCTTAGAAAAATACTTAAAAAAAGAGATATTAAAGTGGAAGATGTTGATTACTTCTTGCCTCATTATTCATCTGAATTTTTCAAAGATAAATTATATGCTGGATTAAAAGAGGTTGGTTTTGAAATACCTTTTGAAAAATGGTTTACAAACTTAACACAATTTGGAAATACTGGTTCTGCATCTATTTATATTATTTTAGAAGAATTATTTAACTCAGGGAAACTAAAAAAAGGTGAAAAACTACTTTGTTATGTTCCTGAAAGTGGAAGATTCTCAACTGCATTTATGTTATTAGAAGTAGTTTAA